One Phragmitibacter flavus genomic window, GCATTGGCTGAGGGTAAGGGTGCCGATGGCGAGAAAGAGAAGGATGAGGGATCGTTTCGTGTTCATGGTGTTTTTTGGGTTACACAATTGAATCGGGAAACGGCGGAGAATTGGATGGGGTGGGGATAAGATTGGGGTTAGGTTTTTTGCGGAGGACGAGGACGAGGTCGAAGGTGGTGTGGTTGAGCTTGAGAGGTGCGGTGGCGTTGTAGTTGAAGTCGTGGCAGGTGACGAGTTCGAACTGGGGGGCGGATTTGAGAAGGGCTTTGACCTGGGGGAGGTCGTAGGTGCGGAACTGCCAGTGGGTTTCCTGATGGGTGGTCTGGCCGTCGCGGGTGATGCGGAGTCGGTTGCGAAGTTTTTCCTGGCGGGTGCTGCGATCGGCGGGCCAGGTGTGGGTGTTGCAGATGACATGGATGCCTTCACGTTCGGCGACCCAGCGTTCGTGCTGGGGTTTTTGATCGGAGTAATCGGTTAGGTGAAAGCCGAGGATGTAGAGACCGCCGGGGCGCAGGGCGTTGGCTACGTGATGGAGATGGGAGGTGGGGCCGAGGTCGTCGAGGATGTATTTGAAAGTGCTGACGAGGCAGTGGGCGAGGTCGAAGGGTGGGGTGGTTGTGG contains:
- a CDS encoding class I SAM-dependent methyltransferase, producing the protein MSNWYDTPLYYDIIFDEDSQKEAAFLETLNAQHGADPTAKILRILEPACGSGRLIAALAQRGHHISGFDLNSHMLDYAHQRLQKQNLSAPLWQDRLEDFTLPTTTPPFDLAHCLVSTFKYILDDLGPTSHLHHVANALRPGGLYILGFHLTDYSDQKPQHERWVAEREGIHVICNTHTWPADRSTRQEKLRNRLRITRDGQTTHQETHWQFRTYDLPQVKALLKSAPQFELVTCHDFNYNATAPLKLNHTTFDLVLVLRKKPNPNLIPTPSNSPPFPDSIV